Proteins found in one Vespula pensylvanica isolate Volc-1 chromosome 10, ASM1446617v1, whole genome shotgun sequence genomic segment:
- the LOC122632602 gene encoding gastrula zinc finger protein XlCGF57.1-like isoform X1, whose amino-acid sequence MEGFKVKDEPMDALAIDSQVMDENIVSVVLKEEPGDRFDPDYMEDICSGTFEKVFLPIENSEVDFSNEMVKLELEGETSGHPNWTAQITATNLCEKEDGIPHRCLSAADFMQAQDAEKHPVFCANGQQPKFYKIQCSICKKWFLNNDSMVTHLRMHCNGNQCEVCQQNFQDSSSLHAHMLTHVGMSPLECNVCQKRFAYKWCLRNHMQMHSIDKPYDCDALQQGFMKKPEGNDEQSLSTGERPFECDVCHATFREKGNLNRHMLIHTGERPYKCEICYAAFREKAKLNIHMPIHTGMKQFKCTMCHRSFAQKTALNNHMLAHSGEKPHACNICEKTYKRKSELIRHTMVHTGERPYECKECLMTFREKAKLNSHMLVHTGEKPHECHICHKACARKSDLNSHMLLHTGGQYDCKVCDKIFTRKSDLNRHTLIHTGEKPFACDLCDMAFREKTRLNSHMLIHTGDKRHACHICQKTFKEKSSLRKHMLSHTGDRPYECYVCHKAFTQKTTLNSHILVHAGERPYECSTCQKIFKDKAALKKHLSMHINEKNHECLICLKKFSHKAALNSHLSTNHTS is encoded by the exons ATGGAAGGTTTTAAGGTGAAAGATGAACCGATGGATGCATTAGCCATAGACAGTCAGGTTATG GACGAAAATATTGTAAGCGTCGTACTTAAAGAAGAACCTGGAGATAGATTCGATCCGGACTACATGGAGGATATATGCTCTGGTACTTTCGAGAAGGTATTCTTACCTATCGAAAACAGTGAAGTGGATTTTTCCAATGAGATG GTAAAGTTAGAGCTGGAGGGAGAAACTAGCGGACATCCGAACTGGACGGCACAGATCACGGCGACTAACCTTTGCGAGAAAGAAGATGGCATACCGCATAGGTGTTTAAGTGCGGCGGACTTTATGCAAGCTCAAGACGCCGAGAAGCATCCTGTATTTTGTGCTAACGGACAGCAGCCCAAATTTTACAAGATTCAATGTTCCATCTGCAAGAAATGGTTTCTTAACAACGATTCTATGGTCACGCATTTAAGAATGCATTGTAACGGGAATCAGTGCGAGGTTTGTCAGCAAAACTTTCAAGACAGTTCCAGCTTGCATGCGCATATGTTAACACACGTCGGTATGAGTCCACTGGAGTGCAATGTTTGTCAGAAGAGATTCGCTTATAAGTGGTGCTTAAGAAATCATATGCAAATGCATTCGATAGATAAACCATATGACTGTGATGCTTTGCAACAGGGATTTATGAAAAAGCCTGAAGGTAACGACGAGCAGTCGTTGAGTACGGGAGAAAGACCCTTCGAATGTGACGTATGCCATGCTACGtttcgagagaaaggaaatttgAATCGACACATGCTGATTCACACCGGTGAGAGGCCCTACAAATGCGAGATATGCTACGCGGCGTTCAGGGAGAAAGCTAAATTAAACATTCACATGCCCATTCACACGGGCATGAAGCAGTTTAAATGTACCATGTGTCACAGATCGTTCGCCCAAAAAACTGCTCTCAACAATCACATGCTGGCGCATAGCGGAGAAAAGCCGCACGCCTGTAACATTTGCGAGAAGACGTACAAAAGGAAATCGGAATTGATCAGGCATACGATGGTTCATACCGGCGAACGACCTTACGAATGTAAAGAGTGCCTAATGACGTTTAGGGAAAAGGCTAAGCTAAATTCTCACATGTTGGTTCACACCGGCGAGAAACCCCACGAATGTCATATATGCCACAAAGCGTGCGCGCGCAAGTCCGATTTGAACAGTCACATGTTGTTGCATACCGGCGGGCAATACGATTGCAAGGTTTGCGATAAAATTTTCACGCGTAAGTCCGATCTGAATAGACATACCTTGATACATACGGGTGAAAAGCCATTCGCGTGCGATCTCTGCGACATGGCGTtcagagaaaaaacgagattGAATTCTCATATGCTGATACATACCGGTGATAAGAGGCACGCATGCCATATTTGTCAGAAaacgtttaaagaaaaatcgtcgttGAGAAAGCACATGTTGAGTCATACGGGCGACAGACCGTACGAATGTTACGTATGTCACAAGGCGTTTACGCAAAAGACTACTTTGAACAGTCACATTTTGGTACATGCCGGGGAAAGGCCTTACGAGTGCAGCACTTgtcagaaaatttttaaagacaAGGCTGCGTTGAAGAAGCATTTATCGATGCATATCAATGAAAAGAATCACGAATGTTTGATTTGCTTAAAGAAATTTAGTCATAAGGCCGCATTGAACAGTCACCTGTCGACCAATCATACATCTTAA
- the LOC122632611 gene encoding chymotrypsin-2-like isoform X2: MASRNIITLLFLVITSTTAAIGRETRGSRVKRIAGGEDSDSKEFPFQVSLRYSDAVHICGGALISERHVLSAAHCVCELFEEPYDDLSVVTGTRNVKRGGQVQRVKNVHCHPDYVFGAENSWTHDLVVLTNLIDLPASDTPENVSAILTGWGRRHSLGPLSNVLQKVTLTTITNEDCQTYYNNTILPSQLCTLEHKGVGACKGDSGSPLTYNDQIVGIFSWTKPCAVGSPDVYTRIYQFIDFITNITRYED, from the exons ATGGCGAGCCGCAATATCATCACGCTTTTATTTCTGGTAATCACGTCGACGACGGCTGCTATTGGTCGAG AGACTCGCGGTTCGCGCGTTAAAAGAATAGCAGGCGGAGAAGACAGCGATTCGAAGGAGTTTCCCTTTCAAGTCTCTTTACGTTATTCGGACGCCGTGCACATTTGCGGGGGCGCGTTGATAAGCGAAAGACACGTCTTGAGTGCCGCGCATTGCGTGTGCGAGCTCTTCGAGGAACCTTACGACGATCTGTCGGTGGTGACTGGTACGAGGAATGTCAAAAGAGGCGGTCAGGTTCAACGAGTGAAGAACGTCCATTGTCATCCCGATTACGTTTTCGGCGCGGAGAACTCGTGGACTCACGACTTGGTCGTCCTCACG AATCTCATCGATCTGCCAGCTTCGGACACGCCGGAAAACGTATCGGCGATCTTAACCGGTTGGGGCAGACGTCATTCGCTTGGTCCGTTGTCGAACGTCTTACAAAAAGTGACTCTTACCACTATAACCAACGAGGATTGTCAAACGTATTACAACAATACTATTTTACCGTCCCAACTGTGTACCTTGGAACATAAGGGAGTTGGCGCCTGCAAG GGCGATAGCGGCAGTCCGCTAACTTACAACGATCAAATCGTCGGTATATTTTCTTGGACTAAGCCGTGCGCAGTGGGCTCGCCCGACGTCTACACCagaatttatcaatttatagaTTTCATTACAAATATCACACGATACGAGGATTAA
- the LOC122632614 gene encoding THO complex subunit 7 homolog: MCDEDVIRRRLLIDGDGTGDDRRINMLLKSFVKWINSSDADNTLHERMLSQLAQCEFAQRKSRLVSNMSQEELKSYSNLSNEIEIQIEEAKKEIEKTKVELHEAKRVRKNRIEYDVLAKVINEQPDRLETNEKLATLRQELGSLKEKSEQLEHKLEMRRKQFHVLISSIHSLQGMLDECDEEIMDISLENYEDTDTTSMEMSFRYMSDS, encoded by the exons atgTGCGACG AGGATGTAATACGCAGAAGATTACTCATAGACGGGGATGGTACTGGAGATGATCGTcgaataaatatgttattaaagTCGTTTGTAAAATGGATAAACAGTTCTGACGCCGATAACACGTTACACGAGAGAATGCTGTCGCAACTTGCCCAGTGTGAATTTGCACAAAGGAAATCTAGACTAGTCTCGAACATGAGTCAAGAAGAATTGAAGAGTTATAGTAATTTATCGAATGAGATAGAAATACAAATAGAGGAAGccaaaaaggaaatagaaaagacaAAAGTAGAACTGCACGAAGCTAAACGcgtaagaaaaaataggataGAGTACGACGTATTGGCAAAGGTTATAAACGAGCAACCGGATAGATTGGAAACCAACGAGAAACTCGCTACGCTGCGTCAGGAATTGGGAAGTCTAAAG gaaaaatctGAACAATTGGAGCACAAGTTAGAAATGCGAAGAAAACAGTTTCACGTTCTTATATCCTCTATACATTCTTTGCAAGGAATGTTGGACGAATGCGACGAAGAAATAATGGATATCAGTTTAGAAAATTACGAAGACACTGATACAACTTCTATGGAGATGTC TTTTAGGTACATGTCTGATAGTTAA
- the LOC122632611 gene encoding chymotrypsin-2-like isoform X1, whose product MASRNIITLLFLVITSTTAAIGRETRGSRVKRIAGGEDSDSKEFPFQVSLRYSDAVHICGGALISERHVLSAAHCVCELFEEPYDDLSVVTGTRNVKRGGQVQRVKNVHCHPDYVFGAENSWTHDLVVLTLSENVTLSSKQNLIDLPASDTPENVSAILTGWGRRHSLGPLSNVLQKVTLTTITNEDCQTYYNNTILPSQLCTLEHKGVGACKGDSGSPLTYNDQIVGIFSWTKPCAVGSPDVYTRIYQFIDFITNITRYED is encoded by the exons ATGGCGAGCCGCAATATCATCACGCTTTTATTTCTGGTAATCACGTCGACGACGGCTGCTATTGGTCGAG AGACTCGCGGTTCGCGCGTTAAAAGAATAGCAGGCGGAGAAGACAGCGATTCGAAGGAGTTTCCCTTTCAAGTCTCTTTACGTTATTCGGACGCCGTGCACATTTGCGGGGGCGCGTTGATAAGCGAAAGACACGTCTTGAGTGCCGCGCATTGCGTGTGCGAGCTCTTCGAGGAACCTTACGACGATCTGTCGGTGGTGACTGGTACGAGGAATGTCAAAAGAGGCGGTCAGGTTCAACGAGTGAAGAACGTCCATTGTCATCCCGATTACGTTTTCGGCGCGGAGAACTCGTGGACTCACGACTTGGTCGTCCTCACG TTGAGCGAGAACGTAACCTTGAGTTCTAAACAGAATCTCATCGATCTGCCAGCTTCGGACACGCCGGAAAACGTATCGGCGATCTTAACCGGTTGGGGCAGACGTCATTCGCTTGGTCCGTTGTCGAACGTCTTACAAAAAGTGACTCTTACCACTATAACCAACGAGGATTGTCAAACGTATTACAACAATACTATTTTACCGTCCCAACTGTGTACCTTGGAACATAAGGGAGTTGGCGCCTGCAAG GGCGATAGCGGCAGTCCGCTAACTTACAACGATCAAATCGTCGGTATATTTTCTTGGACTAAGCCGTGCGCAGTGGGCTCGCCCGACGTCTACACCagaatttatcaatttatagaTTTCATTACAAATATCACACGATACGAGGATTAA
- the LOC122632602 gene encoding zinc finger protein OZF-like isoform X3, producing MEGFKVKDEPMDALAIDSQVMDENIVSVVLKEEPGDRFDPDYMEDICSGTFEKVFLPIENSEVDFSNEMVKLELEGETSGHPNWTAQITATNLCEKEDGIPHRCLSAADFMQAQDAEKHPVFCANGQQPKFYKIQCSICKKWFLNNDSMVTHLRMHCNGNQCEGFMKKPEGNDEQSLSTGERPFECDVCHATFREKGNLNRHMLIHTGERPYKCEICYAAFREKAKLNIHMPIHTGMKQFKCTMCHRSFAQKTALNNHMLAHSGEKPHACNICEKTYKRKSELIRHTMVHTGERPYECKECLMTFREKAKLNSHMLVHTGEKPHECHICHKACARKSDLNSHMLLHTGGQYDCKVCDKIFTRKSDLNRHTLIHTGEKPFACDLCDMAFREKTRLNSHMLIHTGDKRHACHICQKTFKEKSSLRKHMLSHTGDRPYECYVCHKAFTQKTTLNSHILVHAGERPYECSTCQKIFKDKAALKKHLSMHINEKNHECLICLKKFSHKAALNSHLSTNHTS from the exons ATGGAAGGTTTTAAGGTGAAAGATGAACCGATGGATGCATTAGCCATAGACAGTCAGGTTATG GACGAAAATATTGTAAGCGTCGTACTTAAAGAAGAACCTGGAGATAGATTCGATCCGGACTACATGGAGGATATATGCTCTGGTACTTTCGAGAAGGTATTCTTACCTATCGAAAACAGTGAAGTGGATTTTTCCAATGAGATG GTAAAGTTAGAGCTGGAGGGAGAAACTAGCGGACATCCGAACTGGACGGCACAGATCACGGCGACTAACCTTTGCGAGAAAGAAGATGGCATACCGCATAGGTGTTTAAGTGCGGCGGACTTTATGCAAGCTCAAGACGCCGAGAAGCATCCTGTATTTTGTGCTAACGGACAGCAGCCCAAATTTTACAAGATTCAATGTTCCATCTGCAAGAAATGGTTTCTTAACAACGATTCTATGGTCACGCATTTAAGAATGCATTGTAACGGGAATCAGTGCGAG GGATTTATGAAAAAGCCTGAAGGTAACGACGAGCAGTCGTTGAGTACGGGAGAAAGACCCTTCGAATGTGACGTATGCCATGCTACGtttcgagagaaaggaaatttgAATCGACACATGCTGATTCACACCGGTGAGAGGCCCTACAAATGCGAGATATGCTACGCGGCGTTCAGGGAGAAAGCTAAATTAAACATTCACATGCCCATTCACACGGGCATGAAGCAGTTTAAATGTACCATGTGTCACAGATCGTTCGCCCAAAAAACTGCTCTCAACAATCACATGCTGGCGCATAGCGGAGAAAAGCCGCACGCCTGTAACATTTGCGAGAAGACGTACAAAAGGAAATCGGAATTGATCAGGCATACGATGGTTCATACCGGCGAACGACCTTACGAATGTAAAGAGTGCCTAATGACGTTTAGGGAAAAGGCTAAGCTAAATTCTCACATGTTGGTTCACACCGGCGAGAAACCCCACGAATGTCATATATGCCACAAAGCGTGCGCGCGCAAGTCCGATTTGAACAGTCACATGTTGTTGCATACCGGCGGGCAATACGATTGCAAGGTTTGCGATAAAATTTTCACGCGTAAGTCCGATCTGAATAGACATACCTTGATACATACGGGTGAAAAGCCATTCGCGTGCGATCTCTGCGACATGGCGTtcagagaaaaaacgagattGAATTCTCATATGCTGATACATACCGGTGATAAGAGGCACGCATGCCATATTTGTCAGAAaacgtttaaagaaaaatcgtcgttGAGAAAGCACATGTTGAGTCATACGGGCGACAGACCGTACGAATGTTACGTATGTCACAAGGCGTTTACGCAAAAGACTACTTTGAACAGTCACATTTTGGTACATGCCGGGGAAAGGCCTTACGAGTGCAGCACTTgtcagaaaatttttaaagacaAGGCTGCGTTGAAGAAGCATTTATCGATGCATATCAATGAAAAGAATCACGAATGTTTGATTTGCTTAAAGAAATTTAGTCATAAGGCCGCATTGAACAGTCACCTGTCGACCAATCATACATCTTAA
- the LOC122632602 gene encoding zinc finger protein OZF-like isoform X2, with protein MEDICSGTFEKVFLPIENSEVDFSNEMVKLELEGETSGHPNWTAQITATNLCEKEDGIPHRCLSAADFMQAQDAEKHPVFCANGQQPKFYKIQCSICKKWFLNNDSMVTHLRMHCNGNQCEVCQQNFQDSSSLHAHMLTHVGMSPLECNVCQKRFAYKWCLRNHMQMHSIDKPYDCDALQQGFMKKPEGNDEQSLSTGERPFECDVCHATFREKGNLNRHMLIHTGERPYKCEICYAAFREKAKLNIHMPIHTGMKQFKCTMCHRSFAQKTALNNHMLAHSGEKPHACNICEKTYKRKSELIRHTMVHTGERPYECKECLMTFREKAKLNSHMLVHTGEKPHECHICHKACARKSDLNSHMLLHTGGQYDCKVCDKIFTRKSDLNRHTLIHTGEKPFACDLCDMAFREKTRLNSHMLIHTGDKRHACHICQKTFKEKSSLRKHMLSHTGDRPYECYVCHKAFTQKTTLNSHILVHAGERPYECSTCQKIFKDKAALKKHLSMHINEKNHECLICLKKFSHKAALNSHLSTNHTS; from the exons ATGGAGGATATATGCTCTGGTACTTTCGAGAAGGTATTCTTACCTATCGAAAACAGTGAAGTGGATTTTTCCAATGAGATG GTAAAGTTAGAGCTGGAGGGAGAAACTAGCGGACATCCGAACTGGACGGCACAGATCACGGCGACTAACCTTTGCGAGAAAGAAGATGGCATACCGCATAGGTGTTTAAGTGCGGCGGACTTTATGCAAGCTCAAGACGCCGAGAAGCATCCTGTATTTTGTGCTAACGGACAGCAGCCCAAATTTTACAAGATTCAATGTTCCATCTGCAAGAAATGGTTTCTTAACAACGATTCTATGGTCACGCATTTAAGAATGCATTGTAACGGGAATCAGTGCGAGGTTTGTCAGCAAAACTTTCAAGACAGTTCCAGCTTGCATGCGCATATGTTAACACACGTCGGTATGAGTCCACTGGAGTGCAATGTTTGTCAGAAGAGATTCGCTTATAAGTGGTGCTTAAGAAATCATATGCAAATGCATTCGATAGATAAACCATATGACTGTGATGCTTTGCAACAGGGATTTATGAAAAAGCCTGAAGGTAACGACGAGCAGTCGTTGAGTACGGGAGAAAGACCCTTCGAATGTGACGTATGCCATGCTACGtttcgagagaaaggaaatttgAATCGACACATGCTGATTCACACCGGTGAGAGGCCCTACAAATGCGAGATATGCTACGCGGCGTTCAGGGAGAAAGCTAAATTAAACATTCACATGCCCATTCACACGGGCATGAAGCAGTTTAAATGTACCATGTGTCACAGATCGTTCGCCCAAAAAACTGCTCTCAACAATCACATGCTGGCGCATAGCGGAGAAAAGCCGCACGCCTGTAACATTTGCGAGAAGACGTACAAAAGGAAATCGGAATTGATCAGGCATACGATGGTTCATACCGGCGAACGACCTTACGAATGTAAAGAGTGCCTAATGACGTTTAGGGAAAAGGCTAAGCTAAATTCTCACATGTTGGTTCACACCGGCGAGAAACCCCACGAATGTCATATATGCCACAAAGCGTGCGCGCGCAAGTCCGATTTGAACAGTCACATGTTGTTGCATACCGGCGGGCAATACGATTGCAAGGTTTGCGATAAAATTTTCACGCGTAAGTCCGATCTGAATAGACATACCTTGATACATACGGGTGAAAAGCCATTCGCGTGCGATCTCTGCGACATGGCGTtcagagaaaaaacgagattGAATTCTCATATGCTGATACATACCGGTGATAAGAGGCACGCATGCCATATTTGTCAGAAaacgtttaaagaaaaatcgtcgttGAGAAAGCACATGTTGAGTCATACGGGCGACAGACCGTACGAATGTTACGTATGTCACAAGGCGTTTACGCAAAAGACTACTTTGAACAGTCACATTTTGGTACATGCCGGGGAAAGGCCTTACGAGTGCAGCACTTgtcagaaaatttttaaagacaAGGCTGCGTTGAAGAAGCATTTATCGATGCATATCAATGAAAAGAATCACGAATGTTTGATTTGCTTAAAGAAATTTAGTCATAAGGCCGCATTGAACAGTCACCTGTCGACCAATCATACATCTTAA